In the genome of Caenorhabditis elegans chromosome IV, the window AACTGACTCGGAAGTGGACAGTTCACTTGCGGCCTTATCGAATGATACTGGCACTAAGATTTCAATTAGCGATTATGaaggtatttttttttcataattaaccgttgaaaatgtctgaaaggAAAAGGatgattttaagatttttgatgcaaaacgTTATACCCTTAGGTAGGAGTGAAAGAGCAAGATATGGtacatattgttttttttaccccaccactttttcaattttatgaacACGTGgaagaaatttgtgaaaataagTAATGAACATTCTAGTACTTTTCTTCcacgtttttcaaataattaaggAATAAACGAAATAAAAGTTATGTATCctgcctttttgaaaatttctctatgaaaaattaggaaaataaaAGATTGGAAGTTGCTCGATTTTATGACTATGAAACTAAATAAGTTTTTTAGGGACGCGGGATGCGAAACTTATGATTGTGGGTACCCTCAACAAAATTGCTATTGCCGTAGTTGATGATAGGCTTCTCAACATGATTCCCGATGAGTACgaaattgattgtttttcgCCTGATcgaattgttgtttttgttattccggaggaaaattttgaacatatatCGGAATCGATTGGAATAATTACACAAAACGATAGGTCGTCAAAGAAAATCGTAAAAGTTGGACTGCCTGTTGACGTAAGGATCTTTGTTGAAACAAACAATCGTTGCAATTGTATGAAAACTTTCCAAAGACGTTTTGTGGATttctctattaaaaaattattcttttgGGAATGTGAGATTTTAGCATGGCCCGACATCCTCCATAGTGCGAAACTCGGTAGATGTTAAACCATGTAACAAAAGAACTTCCTTAACAAGATCAACACTTTTCTGTTCTGGAAGTTTTGCATACACTCGCAACACTTTATCTGTTTTGagtatatatttatattttgagtATATATTTATATCATTTTAGGCAAACAACGAAACGATTATTTCAATTGTCACTAAATATGCGGTCGATATGGAAACCAGAGGTCATTTGCTAGTTTCTCGTGTGCCAACGCCTGAGATGAAGCTTCTTGATACCTGGGACAGTTGCACAGCATTGCCTCGCCCACAATTGTCAAATGAAGTACTGGCATCTCACTGGTCAGTTTGAGTTTTTTATACGAGCGAGTagtatcatttactatatataaagcgcttattctgtgtgtccatagtttgtagtcaatgtagtctttgtagtctgtgaagttttggcttctgtggggatagtgagttggggttagtgtagggatatagtcggggtactgtagtggtacaatagtggtacggtaggaatactgtagggttacggtagtttcagaaaaataagttttcagccccagaagtcgggggccgcgccggaggtgcggtccacggctggtatacAAATATAAGAATAGGTTGCGGGCTTACCAAAAACATGTCAATTATTGAGTATCATACTCATGTAATCTTAACCCCACAGTACCGTACTACTAAACAACAATCACTTCAAAGACCGAACAATATATTTCTAGAAACTAGCCTATTCcccaatattttaaaattcgaactgcccacaaaatcacaaaatagTGTTCAAAAAGTAACACCTCGAGTTGAAACTAATAGACGGAAAATCGTTTTAAACTGAGTGAAGGAAGAATTGATCAATCAAGTATAACTCTTTTCAGGCGGTCCTATATCAAGACACTTGATGTTGCCGCGAGGCTTGAAGAGTATGGAAAAGCTCTTGCATATTTTCCTCATCCTATGCTGCTCGTGGATGCCGTGAAACTTGAGAATGATCCTTCAGTGAAACTTGAAACGTTGAAAAGAGACCTGTTCATGCCTGAAATGAGAGGCAAGTTTACACTGATCAAGGAAATCCGCAAATGGACAAACAACGCCCCAACAATCCGTGACATACTTCAAGgcgcaaaaaatcaatttccgaaCGACGAGTAAGTTTTTGCTTGAGTTAAAATAGACGTCGATTAGTGAGAATAAAGTATTTAGTCTAACAATTAGCGTTTTAAGCTTTtggaattatttaaaaagacAAATAAATGTTAATAAAGTGTAAGAATAATATAATCCTTTCAGAGACATCTGTCGTGCCAGCACAATATACGAAGAGCACTTAAAAAATGCAGATGGTGCTCATCAAGCTGTGAAAACGTTTATGGTTGTAAATCCGACGTACACTGGAAAAAATCTTATTGAATTGGCCGCTAGACTGTATTCGGATGGGTCAAGAAGTGGATATTCGGTAAGTCTACAGTATACCTTATATTTGTTTAGAAACATTTGAACGGAGATAgacttataaaaaattttaattggagGATCCACTGGATCAAGCGAAAGGAACTCATCCAATTACTCAAGGAAACGTGCACATTCTTCTTCGGTAAGATACTGTTTTTTACT includes:
- the C46C2.3 gene encoding uncharacterized protein (Partially confirmed by transcript evidence), whose product is MIPDEYEIDCFSPDRIVVFVIPEENFEHISESIGIITQNDRSSKKIVKVGLPVDANNETIISIVTKYAVDMETRGHLLVSRVPTPEMKLLDTWDSCTALPRPQLSNEVLASHWRSYIKTLDVAARLEEYGKALAYFPHPMLLVDAVKLENDPSVKLETLKRDLFMPEMRGKFTLIKEIRKWTNNAPTIRDILQGAKNQFPNDEDICRASTIYEEHLKNADGAHQAVKTFMVVNPTYTGKNLIELAARLYSDGSRSGYSDPLDQAKGTHPITQGNVHILLRTIQHRVISNTKATSKDE